A window of the Pontibacillus yanchengensis genome harbors these coding sequences:
- a CDS encoding response regulator transcription factor: MIRILIVDDHPAVGTGTKTLLEQEDDMEVDVISDSLQTENQLNEKTYDVLLLDLYMPGLNGIELSKQIKTAYPDMKVLIYTGFDLSTHFNLLVESNISGFVSKTASKEQLVTAIHCALREEVVVPLHLFKQLRRAEAKVNDTNSEGDEKVLAISLNEKEHNILNEVSKGYTNKHIAQNLHMSQRSVEYTLTGIFNKLEVRSRTEALMKAKELGLISEI; encoded by the coding sequence ATGATTCGAATCTTAATAGTAGATGATCACCCTGCTGTTGGTACAGGGACCAAGACTTTGCTAGAACAAGAAGATGATATGGAAGTAGACGTCATATCTGATAGTTTACAAACTGAAAACCAATTAAACGAAAAAACATATGATGTATTGTTATTAGATTTATATATGCCAGGATTAAATGGTATTGAATTGTCCAAGCAAATCAAAACAGCATATCCAGATATGAAGGTTTTGATTTATACAGGTTTTGACTTAAGTACACATTTTAATCTACTGGTCGAATCCAATATCTCTGGTTTTGTTAGTAAAACTGCCTCAAAGGAACAGCTCGTCACAGCGATACACTGTGCTTTAAGAGAAGAAGTGGTGGTTCCATTACACTTGTTTAAACAATTGCGTCGTGCGGAAGCAAAAGTGAATGATACCAATTCAGAAGGAGATGAGAAAGTTCTTGCAATTTCTCTTAACGAGAAGGAGCATAATATTTTAAATGAGGTATCAAAAGGGTACACCAATAAGCATATAGCTCAAAACCTTCATATGTCTCAGCGAAGTGTAGAATATACATTAACCGGTATTTTTAACAAACTGGAAGTCCGTTCAAGAACGGAAGCTTTAATGAAAGCCAAGGAGCTTGGATTGATTTCAGAAATATAA
- a CDS encoding helix-turn-helix domain-containing protein yields MKEKDYKPKQLLTKREKEVFELLVQDKTTKDIAQELFISEKTVRNHISNAMQKLGVKGRSQAVVELLRMGELKL; encoded by the coding sequence TTGAAGGAGAAAGACTATAAGCCGAAGCAACTACTGACGAAACGGGAAAAAGAAGTCTTTGAATTGCTAGTGCAAGACAAGACAACGAAAGATATTGCCCAGGAACTTTTTATTTCAGAAAAGACTGTGCGAAATCATATTTCAAACGCTATGCAAAAGCTGGGCGTTAAGGGGCGTTCTCAGGCTGTTGTTGAGCTCCTTCGCATGGGGGAACTCAAGCTATAG